The Deinococcus deserti VCD115 region GGTTCAGGGCAACAAGCAGAGTGGGGTCGTCCTGGCTGAACGCGTCTCCGGGCAATTCAGCGGGAACACCGTGTCGGACAACGCGCTGTATGGCTTGATCGTGACTGGAAACGCCAGCCCGGAGGTGACGGAGAATATCGTCTCCGGGAATACCCGCGGCGGTATTTTCTACAAGCAGGAGGCGGGTGGGAGCGGTTACGGCAACATCTGTGAGGGAAACGGCGGGCCGGCTCTGAGTGCTGAACTGGTCCCCGACCATCCCGGGATCCAGTTCAGCGCTGACGGGTGCCCTCTGGAGTAGGCCCAGACACAAGGCGTCATTGCAGCTCAAGCGTCGCAGGCCAGCCGGTTGGACACCATCGAAGAGCGGGGACCAGCGCCTCTGTTCAGATTGCCCAACAGGAGTTCATAGCCGCTCGACTCGAACACATTCCCAGTCATTCAAAGCGGTCAGCGTCAACGGATGACGTCCCACCCTTCAGCTCTTCCCGTCAGCGTCTGACGCATCTGAAGGTCACCCTGTTTTCAGGAGGCGGTGAGATGAACGACGCCATGATCACGCGGGATGCTTTACCAGGCCATCAAGAGTGGGGTTCGAGCCGCAGGCAGGACTGTGTGCGGAGCAGACCATCCTTGTGCTCCAAGAGCCCTGCTCCTCAGCTTCCATATTCTGCGCGACTTCATACCCTTCCCAGCCTGCGGCACTTCAAACAGGAGGGACAGCCCGTCTGTGCCTCCAGCCTGTTCTCTGTGGTGCTTAATGACGCTTATGAATGGATTAGCTCATCAGCCGGTTACCGTGCGCCTGCTCCTGTCGTCATGCAAACCCGTGTGAATCCATGACCCGGCTGCTTCTCACCCACCCGTACCCCAGCGTGCTGCTTGACGGCGCAGCAGAGCGGTACTCGCCTGACCTGAGGCTGCTGGTGCCCAACGTGCAGGCTGGCCGTGACCTGCGTGGCCGGCTCAGTAATTCCGGACCAGCCATGACCCTCACTCAGACGGCCCGTGATCTCCTGCGGGACGCCGGATGGACGCCCCTGAACACAGGAAACCGGGAGGCGTTCTTGCGTGACGTGCTGAGCGGCCTGCCACTCGAGTACCTGGACCCGCTGCGGGACAAGCCTGGGACCCTGCTCAGTCTTCAGCGCCTTCTCGGCGAATTGATGCGCGCCAATATTGACGCGGCCCTGCTGTCCGAGGTGGCGGCCCCAGGCCGCGAGCGTGACGTGGCCCGGATGTTCATGGCGCTGGTCCAGCGTTCGGAAGCCGAGCGAACCTTTGATCCTGTCGGGGCTGAGTTTTTTGCGGGACGCTTTGCTCCGGTACCGGCCCGCCGAATGCTGGTTCACGGCTTTGCCTACCTCGACGCGTCGCAGGTGGCGCTTCTGGACCGTCTGCTGGCCCCTGGATCCCTGGTGACACTCCCTTTCGTGGACGGCGCCCGGGGGCTGCAGCGGACAGGAGAGACCCTGAAGGCTCTTGTTGCCCGGGGTTTAGAGGTGTGTCACCTGCAGGGCAAGGCCATCCGGAGTGGAGACGAGGTGGTCGCGGCCTACGTGCACCGGTCAGCCGCAGAGCGCGCGTTTCGCAACGAGGAATTCCCAGACATCGAAAGCGAGGTGCGGTCCTGCCTGCGGCAGGTGCGCAGCTGGCTGGACGATGGCGTGCGCGCCGATCATCTGGCCGTGATCGTGCGGCATGAGGCGACCTACCTCGCGGCCCTGGCGGACGTCGCGCGTGAATACGCCGTCCCTCTGGTGAGCGGTGGGCAGCTCCCGCTGCTGCATACCCCTCTCGGCAGCCTGCTGCAAGCCTGGATCGACGCTCACGCCCGGGAGTGGCGCTACAGCGCCACACGGCGCGTCCTGACCCATCCTCTGCTGCGCCTGTCGGTCGATGCGCTCGCCCGGGCCCGGGCCCTGCAGCCGGGCTGCCCGTCCGGCCTTGGGGTCTGGAACGCGGACCTCGACTGGCTGGACGTTCCTGAGGACACCACCTGGCTGGAAGGCCTGGGCGTCCTTCAGCGCCTGCTGGTGGACCTGGGTGTGCGTGACCAATGTCAGCACGACCCGGCGCTGAACGTGGCGGTCAGCCTGCTGGGGGACCGCCTGAGCGCGGAAGCCCGCCGCACGGACGCCTGCTCGCGCGAACAGCTGCTGGGCCTGGTCCGTCACGTGCTGCAGACGACAACCATGCCGGTGCTCCTGGGGCGCGGTGGCGTGCGGGTGGCCAATCCGCTTGCCGCGCTGGGCCGCCGGTTCGATCACGTCTGGGTGCTGGGCGTGTCCGACACCCTGTTCCCCGCCCGCAGCGCCGACCATCCGCTGATCGACAGCGCGACCCGCCGCCGCTGGTCACGCTCCGGTGTGCATGTTCCGGACGTGTCCGCCCTGGCCAGCGTAGAGGAAGCTCTATTTCTGGGCGCGGTAGCCGGAGCGGGGCATGAGCTGGTGATCAGCCGGCCCCGGCGCGGCCCGGACGGCCGGGAACTGCGCCCGAGCCCGTTCTGGAGCCGGCTGGGGGAGGGGAAGGCAGAGGCGGCCCCGCTGGCGCTGGGTTCGGAGATGGAGCGGCTGCTCACGCTCGCCCTTGCAGGGCAGACGCTGCCTGGGTCCATCCAAGGCAAAGTTCAGGTCGAGCGGGAGCGGGACGCCGGGCACTTCGGCCCTCACTCCGGCCAGCTCGACTCGCCCATCCGTGTTGAGGAGCGGCGCTGGAGTCCGTCCCAGCTGCATGCGGCCGGAGCCTGCCGCTACCGCTGGTTTACCCAGAAGCTGCTGCGCCTGGATGAGCCGCTTGATCCTGACCTGGTGGAAGACCGCCGAGTGACGGGCACGCTGCTGCACGCGGCGCTGGAAGCCGCCCTGCAAGACCGGGCCGCGGGGGACACCACCGAGGACCGGGTGCGCCGCGCGGAAGAGGCCCTGAAGCGCAAGGAGCGTCAGCTGTGGGCCAGTGGGGAACTGCGTGGCGGCCCACTGTGGCCTGTGGACCGCGAGGAGATCCGCCGGACGGCCGTGCGGGCCGTTCGGAGCCCGGCGTTCGTGCCGCCCGGCTGGGTGCCCGTCCACCTGGAAGAGCGCCGGGAGTTCACGGTGCGCGCCGGGGACGCCACGTTCGCGCTGGTCGGGATTGTCGACCGGCTGGACCAGACGCCGGACGGGCTGACCGTCACCGATTACAAGACCGGGTCGTACGTCAGTAAGGTGGTGTTTGAAGGCGTGATGAACCTGGAAGTGCAGCTCCCGCTGTACATGGAAGCCCTCGGAGCGGCGGGTGGCCGGTATTTGAGCATCGAGAATGCGGAGAACCTGCCGGAGGCGGCGGGACCCGCAGCGGAAAGCCCGAGGAAGAGTTACCGCTGGGCTCAGCACCAGGCCAAGGTCAGCCTGTTCCTGGAGAACCTGGCCACGGCGCTGGCGCAGGGCAATGTGGCGCCCAGTCCGGACCATAAGCGCGAAGCGTGCGCGTACTGCGCGGTCCAGCCGGTGTGCCGCGACCGGGGCCGGGTCGCCGAGGTGGGCGCATGACCGGCGCAGGGGCCCTGCAGGACGCGGCCGGATTCACGCCGGCACAGGCGCAGGCCATTTTCTCCCCGGGCAGCGTGGCCATCTCGGCCGGCGCGGGAAGCGGGAAAACCCGGGTGCTGGCGGAACGGATTCTGAATCTGGTGCAGTTGGGCGTGGATCCTGGGCAGATCGTGGCCGTGACGTTCACTGAAGCGGCCGCTGCTGAACTGCGCGAGCGCATCACCCGTTTCGTGGAAGCGCGGGCGGAAGCGCAGGGAGGCGAATGGCTCGGCGCGCTGGCCAGCCTGCCCCTGATGCAGGTCAGCACCATCCACGGTCTGTGCGGACGGGTGGCCCGCTAGCATCCGGTCGAGAGCGGTGCCGGCCTGACGTTCGAGGTGCTCGACGACATCGAAACCAAAGCCTGGGTGGACGAGCACCTCGCCCCGGTGCTGGCGGAACTGCCGGTGGAACTCCTGCTCGCGGTGCCTGGCAAGATCCGCAGCGAGGTCCTGAAGAAACTGCTGGATGACCCGACCAGTGCCGAGGAAGCCCTCCGGGTAGGGGGCAGGCTGGCGCGGATGGACGCTTCAGAGCGGGCCCGGCGCGCCTGGCAGGCTGTGACCAAGGAATGGAATGAGGCCGCCGGCGCCCTGGCCGGGCTGGGCGGCCCAGCGGGTGATGAGCTCGAGCGCTTCCGGCAGGCCGCTGTGCAGGCAGCGTCCTCGGCTCCGGTCCTGGGCGACGCCCTGCGGGCGGTCCGCCGCGCCCTGGATGGCCACAAAGGCACCATCGGCAAGGGCTGGAACAAGGACCAGAAAGCAGCCACCCACGCGGCCCTGAAAACCCTGAAAGCCCTGGCCGCGCGCCACGACCTGCTCGGAGAAAGCACGCCTGACTCTCAGGCTCATGATGAGGCGGTCCTGGCGCTGGGTGCCCTGTTCGCCCATGTGCGCCAGCGGTTTGCGGAACTCAAGGCGGAGCAGGAGATCGCTACCTTTGCGGACCTGGAAACGTACGCGGACACGGCTCTCCAGCAGGCCGCGGTCCAGGCGTACTACGCCGACCGCTGGACACACCTGCTGATTGATGAAGCTCAGGACACCAACCCGGTGCAGTGGCGCATCCTTTCCGCTCTGGCAGGATCCGGAGTGAACCTCACGGTCGTGGGGGACGAGAAGCAGTCGATCTATGCGTTCCGGCGCGCTGACGTGGAGGTGTTCCGCGCGGCGCAGACCGAGGTGCAGGCTCGGGGCGGGAGTGTCATTCCGATGGGAATGTCCTTCCGGACGCATGCCGGTCTGGTTTCGGCGATCAACACCTACTTCGAGAACCTGATGCAGGGGCCGGACATGGACCGGCCTACCGCTGCGCGTTTTGAACCCCTTACCGCCTTCCGGGCCGAGTCCCCGTCAGGGAGCGACACCGCTTGCGTGGAACTGCACGCCCTACAGGGGGAAGACGAAGCCACGCTGCGGGCCGCGGAAGCGGCTTACCTGGCGGGCCGGATTCAGGCCCTGCTGCTGGCCGGCCAGCCGGTGTACGACCGGGCATTGAACGGGACCCGGCCCTTGCGGCTGTCTGACATCGCTCTGCTGTACCGGGCGCGCACCCATCAGCAGGTCTACGAGAATGCCCTGGCCGCCGCGGGCCTGCCGTATGTCGTTCATGGAGGCCGTGGGCTGTACGACCGTCCAGAAGTGCTCGACGCGACCAACCTGCTGCAGGCAGTGGCGGACCCGACGGCGGACGTCTCGCTGGTGGCGGTGCTGCGCGGACCGCACGTCCACTTGACCGACCAGATCCTGCTTGACACGGCGCAGCGCCGGCAGGACGGGGAGAGCTTCTGGACGGCGGCCGGCCGCAGCGCTCACCCGGACGTTCAGGCGGCGGTGGCCTGGATCCGGGAATTGCGTGCGGCGAGTGCGCGGCTGAGTGCTTCGCAGCTGCTGATGGACGCAGACGCCCGCACCGGAGCGCTGCTGGTTCACGCGGCCCAGCCGGACGGTCCGCGCCGATTGGAGAACGTCCGCCGTTTTCAGGCGCTCCTGCGGGCCTGAGCTCAGGAGGGTCTGCGGGACGTGGTCAGCGTGGCCGACCACCTGAACCGGCTGGCGCGGCTGAGCGCCCAGGAAGCGGAGGCCATCAGCCCGCTCCCGGACGCGGTGCAGCTGATGACCATCCACGGCAGCAAAGGCCTGGAGTTCCCGGTGGTGATCATCGCTGACGTCCTGCGGCAGGGCGGGGGGCGCACGCCGCCGGTGCGCTTTGATGTCGAGCAGGGTGTGGCCCTGCGGCTGCCGCTGCTCGAAGGGGACGCCCCGGAATGGACCGCCCTGGAAACCCTGGCCAAAGAGCAGGAAGGAAGTGAGGCAGAGCGGGTGGCGTACGTCGCCTTTACCCGCGCGGCTGATCTGCTGATCCTGAGTGCCACCGGTGGGGACAAGGGGAAGGCTCAGGAGCGCTTCGCCGCTTTCGTGGCCTCTCTACCTGAAGAGGGTGTGGAACGGCAGTACCTGACGCCGCAGGACGTGGTCCCGGTGGCTCCGCTGCCCCTGCGTCTGGACGGAGCCCGGCTCATCCTGGAGGTCAGGACCGGCCCGGGCGTGGTCCTGCCGGGCAGCCTGCCGGTGACGAGCCTGGGAACGTACCTGCAGTGCCCGCGCATGTTCGCCTACCGGCACCTGGAAGGACGCCTGCCGCTGGCCCAGCTCTGGAGCGAGCGGCAGGCGGAAGAGGCGAGCAACCCCGAACGCCGCGCGGCTGGACGCCAGATTGGTGACGCGGTTCACCGGGCGCTTGAACACGGCTGGACGGCCAAAGACATGCAGGAGCGCCTGCCCTACTTCAGTGAACCGGACCTGAAGACCGTGATCGGGTTGGTGCAGGCTATGGAAGGGGAGACCTACGCGCCGCTTCATGGCCGCACGTTTGAGCGCGAGCGGCCCCTCCAGGTCACCATCGGGCCGGTCACGTTCGAAGGCATTGTCGATGCCTACGACCGGGAGCAGCGGCTGGTGCTTGATTACAAGACAGACCGCGAGGTGCACCCGGAGGATCATCTGCCGCAACTCGCCCTGTACGCGCACCACCTGGGCGCGCGAGAAGCCGCGCTGGCCTACCTGCGGCACAAGCGCCTGCACCTGTTTGGCCCGGAAGACCTCGCCCGTGGCCTGGACACTGTCCATGCGGCGGTCACGCGCCTCACGGCCCTTGACTTCTCCCCGACGCCAGATCCTGTCACGTGCAAGCGGTGCGCCTTCAAGGGGGTCTGCGACGCCGCCATCCGCGCGTCACCGTGACCTGGCTGGGATCGCCGCCCTTCGCTGACGTCTTCACCTGCTCCCTGGAGTGCCTATGAGTGACCTTGAACTGAACGACACTGTGCTCCTCACACCGCACGCTCCCACGCCGTACGCGGCGGCCGCCCTGGACTTTCTGGCCGAGGAGGGATTCCGGCCCTCGCTGGATGACGATGGGGACGTGCTCTTCAAGTACGAAGGCAGTCTCTACCTGCTGGTGACCGCCAGTAACGAGCCGACCGTGCTGACTTTACTTCTGCCGTACTTCTGGCCACTGGATGACGCGGCAGAGAGGGAGCGGGCGCTTGAAGCAGCGATGTACGCGCACCGGAACGTGCGCATCGGACGGGTAACCGTCCTGGAGGAGAATGTCACGGCCAGCGTGAACGCGTACCTGCCGGACGACTCCTCGTTCCGGGCCGTGCTGCTCAGCAGCCTCGAAGGCCTGGTGTGCTGGTGCTGGCCGCCGAGTGACGGCCATGGCGATGAGAAGACGTGGGATTTGAGGTGGGATTCTTGTTTCCCTGATGTTTTATGTCGGGCCGCACCTGCGGCCCGGCACCCACGTGTTTTTTCGCTGGGTGCCCCGGAGTGACAGTAAGTTCTGGCGAAAACGCTTGTAGCGCCTGCTGCTCCAGGGGCCGAGTCATCGCAGGCCCGAAAGCTGAAATCTTTCCAAACGTCCGAACGGCGTTCGTCCCTGATCCTTGGGCGGCCCATTGTCCATCAGGAGCAGAGCAGCAGGCGATGACGCACGTTTCAGAGGAGCCCCGCACAGTTCTTGTCCACTGCCCGGTTCCACCTGGTGTTGTGCGGGAGTTCGCCCAATGCCCGGGCCTCGTCCGCTGTCGTGAACAGCCCATCGGCCATGGGGCGGCACGTAACAACCAGGTCTGCCTGATGGCCTGTGGGCCTGGCCCGATATTGCGTAGCTGAAGTTAAGCAGCTGTAGCTTGGCGTTCGAACTCCAGGGGCGTCAAGTACCCAAGAGACGAGTGACGACGCTGACGGTTGTAGAAGACCTCGATGAATTCAAATACGGCTTGTCGGACCACGTCCCGGGTCTCAAAGATGGTGTCCTCCAGCAACTCCCTTTTCAGGGAGCTGAAGAAGCTTTCCACCACGGCGTTGTCCCAACAATCCCCCTTACGACTCATACTGCCCCTGGCCCGCATGCGGGCCAGTTCTGCCTGAAAGATGCCACTCGCGTATTGACTGCCCCTGTCGCTGTGATGAAGGAGGCCTGGTGGCGGAAGACGTCGGCCAGCAGCCATCTGAAGGGCCGCCAGTGGCAAGGTGGCTGGCATCTGCATGTCCATCGCGTAACCCACCACGGCTCGCGAATGCAGGTCTAAGGTGACTGCGAGATACAGCCAGCCCTCTTTCGTGGGCAGATACGTCAGGTCCAACGCCCAGACCTGGTTCGGCTGCGAGACCTCGAACCGCCGCTCAAGCAGGTTCGGGCAGACGGCCATGGTGTGACTGCTCTCCGTGGTCCGCACCCAGCGGCGCTTTCCCTTGGCCCGCAGACCACTGGCACGCATCAGACGCGCCACCCGCTTGCGGGACACGCGCACTCCTCCAGCGTGCAACTCCGCGTGAATGCGTGGCGCCCCATAGCGGCGTTTACTACGTTGATGCACTTCCTGGATGCGCTGCTCGAGCAGCGCATCCTCTTCCTTGCGGTCGCAGATCGGCCTTCTTCGCCAGCTGTGGTACCCGCTCACCGAGACCTCCAGCACCCGGCACAGCAGGTCCAGGCGGTACTCGGGGCGTTGATCTTGGATGAATTCATACCTCAGCGTGTGGTTTCTTTGGCGAAGAAGGCTGCCGCCTTTTTTAGGATCTCGCGCTCCTGTCGCAGGATTTCGTTCTCCTTGCGAAGCCGTTGTATCTCCTGTTGCTCTGGAGTGAGGAGCTGTTTGCCCTGACCAGGGAATGCCAACTCGCCCTTCTCCTGCTCAGCATTCATCCATTTGCGCAGCAGGGAGCTGTTGATGCCCAGGTCACGCGCGGTGCCCGACAGGTTGCCGCTCGTTCGAGCAAGCTGCACTGCGTCTCGCTTGAACTCGGCGGTGTGGATTCTGCGATCAGTCATGATGGTGCCTCCTATCGTGAGGGCTTATCTCCATCTACGCCATATCGGGTCATCCTCATTCGACAGGTGGACGTCAATCACGTTACTGCCCTCCGGCAAAGCTTCCCCTTATACGAGTGTGGTCAATTCCTCCCGCCTGAATACCTTCCCGGGTTCCTGTGGCATCACCTATACGATCTCAAACTCTTTCAGCGTGAAGGGCAGCGCGTGTCCCTGAAACAGCCCCTGCCACCGTTCGGGTTGCAGGGGCAATTAACCGCGCTTCACTTCCGCCGTTCCCTGCTGGTGGAACTGCACTTTGGTGCACGCGAGAAGGTCCGCGATGTCGAACGGTTTGATCAGATAGTCAGCCGCGCCCAGCGTCAGATAGCAGTTTTCCATTTCCTTATAGGAAGGCCAGGAAGGGCATCGAAGGCCTCACGGGGGTAGAGCACCTCTTCTAAGTTACAGTGCTGTTTTTAGCACTAATACAATTCTTTGAACCGGCGACCGCCCACGTCCCCCACGTTCGGCGCGCCGGAACGCGACGTGGAAGCCCTTCACTGCCCGGATCGCGTGGCTGCGCGTCTCCTGCCGCAACTCGATGACCAGGGAGCGCCTACGGCAAGCCCTGCCGTGTAACTTCAGGGAAGAGTACTACAAGAAGTGCGCCCCGGTTCCCGCTTGGCCGCTGATCTGCTCCAGGACCCTGACGGTTTCGTGGGCGCGCCGGGCCAGGTCGTCGCGGTCAAGTGCGGTCATACGGGTCTCCCCTGCGTGCCGGGTGGCGTGGTCTCATGGGCCTCAGTTCCAGCCATCCAACGCACGAACTCCTCCTGGGCCCGGGTTTCGATCGCTCCGGGTCGCACACTCCGGACCGCCTGCACGGCCGCCGCAGGTGGGACGCCCAACACCGTCAGCACCGCCCCGGCCATCATGCCGGAGCGACCGAGCCCGCCACGGCAGTAGACTGTGACGGTTTCCCCGCTTTCGACGCGGCGTGCCAGCTCCTGAGCAAACGTCAGCGCGGCTTGCCGGGTGTCGTGGCCCTCCGGCGCCGTCACATCCCGGATGGGATAGTGCAGGTGGTTGACGCCACAATGCTGTGCTGCCTGGCTCAAGTGATCCAGCGGCACCCTGAGGGCCGCCATCTCGTCCACTTCAGTAAATCCTGCCAGGGTGGTGGTTCCTAAAGCCCGGAGCCGATTCAGGTCCGTTTGCATATCGCGGGCGTGGACCACCCGGAAGCCCACCGCCGGTCCGCACTTTCCCGGAAGAAAGGTGATTCGCAGACTTCCTTTGGTGCCTGCTGGAAGCGTGACCCTTGGGGCCTGAATGGGGACATCGCACTCGTGACCTGAGACGGACGGTTAGACGGCTCGGTTCTGTGGTTGATCATGGACCCTCCGGAACGCTCGCCTGCAGGCGAGGGAAATCGTGGTGTGCCTGGAGTCGTGAGGTGCCCGGAATCAGCAAAGAAGGCTGGATCCTTCGAAATCCAACCCTTCCGCACCTGACCTCTGGTAATTACTCGCGGTGTTTACTGCGGGCCCGGTTGTTGGCCTGGCTGACGGCGCGTTTGCGAGAGAGGGCGCTATCTCCAGCGTCCAGAGCCTTGTCCAGCAGGCGCAGGTCTTCTACTTCCTGGGCCAGCATCGGGGCGGGCAGGGGCGCAGACATCATCACGCCGTGGATGTCCCGGTAGCGCTGCCGCGCGGTGGTCCGGTCCCCACGGTCGATGGCCTCTACTGCCTCGCGCTTGTACCGCGCCGCCTGTAGCAGTGCCTGGGCTTCGAGCACCGCCGGGTCCTCCTGCAAGGTGTGGTACGCATCGGCCGCCATGACCGGTAGGTCAAGCTGGGCACGCAGCTTCCTTCGGGCTCCGTCAGTTCCAGTCCAGGCGAGGCGCACGCGGGTCACGCCCACGGTCTGGCCGCCACGCTGTGGTTGAGGCGGAACGGTCAGGGTCGCGAGCACGTCCACCGGCTGACCCCCGACCAGGTTGGGCAGCTGGAGGCGCCCGAAGGAGTTGCGCTCGAAGTCGTTCAGGACGTCACTCACCAGCACGCCGTGTTCCGGGTTGGGCTCGAGCCCCAGACTGACTATCCGCCCCGTCGTGCGCGTCAGGCCCTGCAGTTCCTCCTCGAAGAAGGTCGGCAGACGCGAGGGATCCTCGACATGCTCGAAGTTGCCGTCCCCCGCGTTGGCGATCGCCAGCAGCAGTTCCTCGTCGTAGTGGGAGCCCAGCCCGATGGTGGTGGTGCTGATGCCCCGCTCGGTCAGGCCGCGGACCTGCCGCGCGATCTCCCGCCGGTCGGTGACGCCCACGTTGGCCTGCCCGTCACTCAGCAGAATCACCCGGTTCAGGGCGCCGGGGGTCAGGTGCTGTGCGACCTGGGTGGCCCCTTCCAGCCACCCGCCGTGCAAGTTGGTGGATCCCCGGTCGTCGATCGTTCCGATCGCCTGGATGACCGCTTCGCGGCTGGTGGCGAGCTGACTGGGCACGATCACGTCCACCCGGTCGTCGAAGGCGACGACACTGACGCGGTCGTCCGGTCTGGCCTGGCGGACGGCGGCGATGGCGGCCTGTTTGGCCATCTGCAGCGGCAGCCCACTCATGGAGCCGCTGCGGTCGATCACGAACGCCAGGTTGAGCGGTGGCCGCTGGGACACCTGGGTGGTGACGGGAGCCGGGTGGACGCGGATCAGCAGGGTGAGGGTGGTGGTCTGGCCGGCGGTCAGGCCGGCGCGCAGGGGGCGGAGCTCGATACGGGGCGTGGTCATGTGGGCCTCCTGAGGCTGTTGAGGGCGTCGAGAAACATCTGGGCGAGGCGGTCCTGTTCCAACTTGCTGCGGGGAAGA contains the following coding sequences:
- a CDS encoding PD-(D/E)XK nuclease family protein, giving the protein MTRLLLTHPYPSVLLDGAAERYSPDLRLLVPNVQAGRDLRGRLSNSGPAMTLTQTARDLLRDAGWTPLNTGNREAFLRDVLSGLPLEYLDPLRDKPGTLLSLQRLLGELMRANIDAALLSEVAAPGRERDVARMFMALVQRSEAERTFDPVGAEFFAGRFAPVPARRMLVHGFAYLDASQVALLDRLLAPGSLVTLPFVDGARGLQRTGETLKALVARGLEVCHLQGKAIRSGDEVVAAYVHRSAAERAFRNEEFPDIESEVRSCLRQVRSWLDDGVRADHLAVIVRHEATYLAALADVAREYAVPLVSGGQLPLLHTPLGSLLQAWIDAHAREWRYSATRRVLTHPLLRLSVDALARARALQPGCPSGLGVWNADLDWLDVPEDTTWLEGLGVLQRLLVDLGVRDQCQHDPALNVAVSLLGDRLSAEARRTDACSREQLLGLVRHVLQTTTMPVLLGRGGVRVANPLAALGRRFDHVWVLGVSDTLFPARSADHPLIDSATRRRWSRSGVHVPDVSALASVEEALFLGAVAGAGHELVISRPRRGPDGRELRPSPFWSRLGEGKAEAAPLALGSEMERLLTLALAGQTLPGSIQGKVQVERERDAGHFGPHSGQLDSPIRVEERRWSPSQLHAAGACRYRWFTQKLLRLDEPLDPDLVEDRRVTGTLLHAALEAALQDRAAGDTTEDRVRRAEEALKRKERQLWASGELRGGPLWPVDREEIRRTAVRAVRSPAFVPPGWVPVHLEERREFTVRAGDATFALVGIVDRLDQTPDGLTVTDYKTGSYVSKVVFEGVMNLEVQLPLYMEALGAAGGRYLSIENAENLPEAAGPAAESPRKSYRWAQHQAKVSLFLENLATALAQGNVAPSPDHKREACAYCAVQPVCRDRGRVAEVGA
- a CDS encoding UvrD-helicase domain-containing protein, with the protein product MTGAGALQDAAGFTPAQAQAIFSPGSVAISAGAGSGKTRVLAERILNLVQLGVDPGQIVAVTFTEAAAAELRERITRFVEARAEAQGGEWLGALASLPLMQVSTIHGLCGRVAR
- a CDS encoding UvrD-helicase domain-containing protein, with product MLDDIETKAWVDEHLAPVLAELPVELLLAVPGKIRSEVLKKLLDDPTSAEEALRVGGRLARMDASERARRAWQAVTKEWNEAAGALAGLGGPAGDELERFRQAAVQAASSAPVLGDALRAVRRALDGHKGTIGKGWNKDQKAATHAALKTLKALAARHDLLGESTPDSQAHDEAVLALGALFAHVRQRFAELKAEQEIATFADLETYADTALQQAAVQAYYADRWTHLLIDEAQDTNPVQWRILSALAGSGVNLTVVGDEKQSIYAFRRADVEVFRAAQTEVQARGGSVIPMGMSFRTHAGLVSAINTYFENLMQGPDMDRPTAARFEPLTAFRAESPSGSDTACVELHALQGEDEATLRAAEAAYLAGRIQALLLAGQPVYDRALNGTRPLRLSDIALLYRARTHQQVYENALAAAGLPYVVHGGRGLYDRPEVLDATNLLQAVADPTADVSLVAVLRGPHVHLTDQILLDTAQRRQDGESFWTAAGRSAHPDVQAAVAWIRELRAASARLSASQLLMDADARTGALLVHAAQPDGPRRLENVRRFQALLRA
- a CDS encoding PD-(D/E)XK nuclease family protein, with translation MVSVADHLNRLARLSAQEAEAISPLPDAVQLMTIHGSKGLEFPVVIIADVLRQGGGRTPPVRFDVEQGVALRLPLLEGDAPEWTALETLAKEQEGSEAERVAYVAFTRAADLLILSATGGDKGKAQERFAAFVASLPEEGVERQYLTPQDVVPVAPLPLRLDGARLILEVRTGPGVVLPGSLPVTSLGTYLQCPRMFAYRHLEGRLPLAQLWSERQAEEASNPERRAAGRQIGDAVHRALEHGWTAKDMQERLPYFSEPDLKTVIGLVQAMEGETYAPLHGRTFERERPLQVTIGPVTFEGIVDAYDREQRLVLDYKTDREVHPEDHLPQLALYAHHLGAREAALAYLRHKRLHLFGPEDLARGLDTVHAAVTRLTALDFSPTPDPVTCKRCAFKGVCDAAIRASP
- a CDS encoding IS3-like element ISDds1 family transposase (programmed frameshift), producing MTDRRIHTAEFKRDAVQLARTSGNLSGTARDLGINSSLLRKWMNAEQEKGELAFPGQGKQLLTPEQQEIQRLRKENEILRQEREIPKKGGSLLRQRNHTLRYEFIQDQRPEYRLDLLCRVLEVSVSGYHSWRRRPICDRKEEDALLEQRIQEVHQRSKRRYGAPRIHAELHAGGVRVSRKRVARLMRASGLRAKGKRRWVRTTESSHTMAVCPNLLERRFEVSQPNQVWALDLTYLPTKEGWLYLAVTLDLHSRAVVGYAMDMQMPATLPLAALQMAAGRRLPPPGLLHHSDRGSQYASGIFQAELARMRARGSMSRKGDCWDNAVVESFFSSLKRELLEDTIFETRDVVRQAVFEFIEVFYNRQRRHSSLGYLTPLEFERQATAA
- a CDS encoding protein-tyrosine-phosphatase; the protein is MGFRVVHARDMQTDLNRLRALGTTTLAGFTEVDEMAALRVPLDHLSQAAQHCGVNHLHYPIRDVTAPEGHDTRQAALTFAQELARRVESGETVTVYCRGGLGRSGMMAGAVLTVLGVPPAAAVQAVRSVRPGAIETRAQEEFVRWMAGTEAHETTPPGTQGRPV
- a CDS encoding vWA domain-containing protein, which translates into the protein MTTPRIELRPLRAGLTAGQTTTLTLLIRVHPAPVTTQVSQRPPLNLAFVIDRSGSMSGLPLQMAKQAAIAAVRQARPDDRVSVVAFDDRVDVIVPSQLATSREAVIQAIGTIDDRGSTNLHGGWLEGATQVAQHLTPGALNRVILLSDGQANVGVTDRREIARQVRGLTERGISTTTIGLGSHYDEELLLAIANAGDGNFEHVEDPSRLPTFFEEELQGLTRTTGRIVSLGLEPNPEHGVLVSDVLNDFERNSFGRLQLPNLVGGQPVDVLATLTVPPQPQRGGQTVGVTRVRLAWTGTDGARRKLRAQLDLPVMAADAYHTLQEDPAVLEAQALLQAARYKREAVEAIDRGDRTTARQRYRDIHGVMMSAPLPAPMLAQEVEDLRLLDKALDAGDSALSRKRAVSQANNRARSKHRE